One stretch of Muribaculum intestinale DNA includes these proteins:
- a CDS encoding DUF3873 family protein, producing MCNSEYDFLIPKLGQELYSKAYNPYRPYSKKFQWIYEYRHTDGELFSATAPTIELCRQWRDEWLAERSNNSQ from the coding sequence ATGTGCAATTCTGAATATGACTTCTTAATTCCCAAGTTGGGACAAGAACTATACTCTAAAGCCTACAATCCCTATCGCCCATATTCAAAGAAATTCCAATGGATATACGAATATCGTCATACCGATGGCGAATTATTCTCAGCAACAGCACCCACTATTGAACTTTGTCGCCAATGGCGCGATGAATGGCTTGCAGAAAGGAGCAATAATAGCCAATAG
- a CDS encoding DUF5131 family protein: MPMWNPWHGCHKISTGCKHCYVYREDAAFGTVTPSNEVRKTASFNLPIKRDRKKNWKFPSGTEFALCFTSDFLIEEADEWRDEIWDIIRQRTDCTFFFFTKRIERLMQCFPDDWGEGYNHVGIGCTVENQDRADYRLPIFLSLPIKHRMVIVAPMIEKIDISKYLNPELIEEVSVGGESGKYARPLDFNWVLDMQRQCRESGVPFNFHQTGSYLIKDGRQYHIPREHQHSQAKKAGLDFDF, translated from the coding sequence ATGCCGATGTGGAATCCGTGGCATGGTTGCCACAAGATAAGTACGGGATGCAAGCATTGTTACGTTTACCGTGAGGATGCGGCGTTTGGCACGGTCACACCGTCAAATGAAGTGCGTAAAACGGCATCGTTCAATCTACCTATAAAGCGCGATAGAAAGAAGAATTGGAAATTTCCGTCAGGCACGGAATTTGCGCTGTGCTTCACCTCTGATTTTCTGATTGAAGAAGCCGATGAGTGGCGTGATGAAATCTGGGATATTATCCGCCAACGGACTGATTGCACATTCTTTTTCTTCACAAAACGCATAGAACGCCTTATGCAGTGCTTCCCGGATGATTGGGGCGAAGGATATAACCATGTTGGTATCGGGTGCACGGTCGAAAATCAGGACCGCGCAGATTATCGTTTGCCGATATTTCTCTCATTGCCAATCAAGCACCGCATGGTAATTGTCGCGCCAATGATAGAAAAGATTGACATAAGCAAATACCTCAATCCGGAATTGATTGAGGAGGTCTCGGTCGGTGGTGAATCCGGCAAATATGCCAGACCTCTGGACTTTAACTGGGTTCTTGATATGCAAAGACAATGCCGGGAGTCGGGAGTACCGTTCAACTTTCATCAGACTGGCTCATATCTGATTAAAGACGGTCGTCAATACCATATTCCGAGGGAACATCAGCATTCCCAAGCTAAAAAAGCCGGATTGGATTTTGATTTCTGA
- a CDS encoding alpha/beta hydrolase-fold protein produces the protein MNFQCKQTYVPKKVCGAILAGLILFSSLHVNAQEPITINSDNSVTITYIDPKAEKVEVQGTFFQKGNSLIPMAGMFSKDGKAEMTNTGNGVWTYTSQPLSSELYWYDFVVNEDSVRFDKRNRDTTRDIGSTYNYFIIKGGIGDNFTDAQTKKGTLEYDWYPSSLNGMSKRRMAVYLPHGYKSSSRRYPVLYLLHGSGGDETAWADCGRLSQIMDHLIANGTCEPMIVVMPNGNVELAAAPGEDPNNPNVQPSSNNVSSMFGKFEKSFVPEIVNYVDKNYRTVADKQHRAIAGLSLGGLHTLYTSLNNPNEFDYIGLFSAQTTNALGDKSVGGLKSIGEGWKQLKQALPFLGGGSVDRKISSITGGESDKNLDIYDNFDWKLKNFFKKNPRLFYIAVGKDDFTKKLNDDLRKKLNKGCYTFLYNESDGGHTWSNWRKYLIDYLPRLFKN, from the coding sequence ATGAATTTTCAGTGTAAACAGACATACGTTCCTAAAAAAGTATGTGGTGCAATATTGGCCGGTCTGATATTGTTTTCCTCTCTTCATGTCAACGCTCAGGAACCAATTACCATCAATAGCGACAACTCTGTCACAATTACTTATATAGATCCGAAAGCCGAGAAAGTAGAAGTACAGGGTACATTCTTCCAAAAAGGGAATTCTTTAATTCCTATGGCTGGAATGTTCTCCAAAGATGGTAAAGCTGAAATGACGAACACTGGAAATGGAGTTTGGACTTATACGTCGCAGCCGCTCAGTTCTGAACTCTACTGGTACGATTTCGTAGTGAATGAAGATTCTGTGCGTTTCGATAAAAGGAATAGGGACACAACTCGGGATATAGGCTCTACCTATAACTATTTTATCATCAAGGGCGGGATTGGAGATAACTTTACTGATGCGCAAACAAAAAAAGGCACATTAGAATATGATTGGTACCCATCATCGTTGAATGGAATGAGTAAACGCCGTATGGCTGTATATCTTCCTCACGGATACAAATCATCATCTCGACGCTATCCAGTCCTTTATCTCCTTCATGGTTCGGGAGGTGATGAAACTGCGTGGGCTGATTGCGGTCGTTTATCCCAAATAATGGATCATCTTATTGCAAATGGCACATGTGAACCAATGATTGTTGTCATGCCCAACGGCAATGTGGAGTTAGCAGCCGCTCCCGGAGAAGATCCTAACAATCCGAATGTTCAACCTTCTAGCAACAATGTTTCATCGATGTTTGGTAAATTCGAGAAATCATTTGTCCCCGAGATTGTCAATTATGTTGACAAGAATTATCGTACGGTTGCAGATAAGCAACATCGAGCCATAGCTGGGTTGTCTCTTGGTGGCCTTCATACACTGTACACCTCATTAAATAATCCTAATGAATTTGATTACATTGGATTATTCTCGGCTCAAACAACAAACGCTCTTGGAGACAAAAGTGTCGGCGGATTGAAAAGTATAGGAGAAGGTTGGAAGCAACTAAAGCAAGCACTTCCTTTTTTAGGGGGTGGTAGCGTTGACCGAAAGATTAGCAGTATCACTGGAGGAGAATCCGATAAGAATTTGGATATATATGATAATTTTGATTGGAAATTGAAGAATTTCTTTAAGAAAAATCCCAGACTCTTCTATATCGCCGTAGGGAAGGATGATTTTACAAAGAAACTTAACGATGACTTAAGAAAAAAACTTAACAAGGGTTGCTATACTTTTTTGTATAATGAATCAGATGGTGGACACACTTGGAGCAACTGGCGTAAGTATCTGATTGACTATCTTCCCCGATTGTTTAAAAATTGA
- a CDS encoding class I adenylate-forming enzyme family protein, protein MNRLEDYLREHAQSSPQRIAFQNSDGILTYSELWTAVCERASEIESETSRVYVLRSAHDFDFIIDYFAAHKAGKVVVPLEKDLPDAQFQGILELTSQADMPGDVTDILFTTGTTGKQKGTMISQGIIIYDAENLIDAQGFSSNLTFIITGPLNHIGSLSKIWPSIIVGASIYIMDGLKDLPAFFKVVKDAPWKVATFQVPASLRMMIQFGEKQLRDCSEKFDFIETGAAPISQSDMEKLCELLPHTRLYNTYASTETGIIATHNFNGGYCVAGCLGKPMKHSALTIDDDGFIVCQGKTLMIGYCGDLDETNRVLRENKIFTKDKGILDEEGRLQLAGRDGDIINVGGFKVNPVEVEDAAQSMPEIDDCICIPSQHPVLGIALRLLYVVKEGLSVEKKALAKHLASKLEGHKVPQLYTQVDKVERTYNGKLNRKAYSPK, encoded by the coding sequence ATGAACCGACTGGAAGATTATCTACGTGAACATGCACAATCTTCGCCCCAGAGGATTGCTTTCCAAAATTCCGATGGAATTTTGACTTATAGTGAACTATGGACGGCGGTCTGTGAACGTGCGTCGGAAATTGAATCCGAAACCTCCCGTGTCTATGTATTAAGATCCGCGCATGATTTTGATTTCATCATAGACTATTTCGCAGCTCACAAGGCCGGGAAAGTGGTTGTTCCTCTTGAAAAGGACTTGCCCGATGCTCAATTTCAGGGAATACTGGAATTGACATCGCAGGCTGATATGCCGGGAGATGTAACCGACATACTTTTTACGACCGGAACAACCGGTAAACAGAAAGGGACTATGATTAGCCAAGGTATCATTATATATGATGCTGAAAACTTGATTGATGCACAAGGCTTTTCTTCGAACCTGACGTTTATTATTACCGGTCCGCTTAACCACATAGGAAGTTTGAGTAAGATATGGCCGTCAATAATAGTTGGTGCTTCCATTTATATCATGGACGGGCTCAAAGACTTGCCAGCTTTCTTTAAGGTGGTTAAGGATGCTCCTTGGAAGGTGGCTACTTTCCAAGTTCCGGCCAGTCTCCGTATGATGATACAATTCGGTGAGAAACAACTAAGGGATTGTTCTGAAAAATTTGATTTCATCGAAACTGGAGCCGCTCCAATTTCGCAATCCGACATGGAGAAACTATGCGAATTGCTTCCGCATACTCGTCTTTATAATACTTACGCCTCCACAGAGACCGGAATAATCGCGACCCATAATTTCAACGGAGGATATTGTGTAGCTGGGTGCTTAGGAAAGCCGATGAAACACTCAGCCTTAACAATTGATGATGATGGGTTTATTGTATGTCAAGGTAAGACGCTAATGATTGGCTATTGCGGAGACCTGGATGAAACAAATCGTGTTCTCAGAGAGAATAAAATCTTCACGAAAGACAAGGGAATCCTCGATGAAGAGGGCCGATTGCAATTAGCCGGACGAGATGGAGATATTATAAATGTCGGAGGGTTCAAGGTAAATCCTGTTGAGGTTGAGGATGCCGCCCAGTCGATGCCGGAGATTGATGACTGTATTTGTATTCCATCACAGCATCCGGTATTAGGAATAGCACTCCGTCTTCTCTATGTTGTAAAAGAAGGTCTTTCCGTTGAGAAGAAAGCGTTAGCCAAACACCTTGCATCAAAGCTTGAAGGTCATAAGGTTCCTCAGTTATATACCCAAGTCGATAAAGTTGAGCGCACCTACAACGGTAAGCTCAACCGAAAAGCGTATAGCCCGAAGTAG
- a CDS encoding acyl carrier protein: protein MKEHIRTLLEDLLPLVDLDSDFLFAELDSLGVTTILMVLSQEYGIELEAKDATPKNLRSLDSIVEMVNRRLAEK from the coding sequence ATGAAAGAACATATTAGAACTTTACTGGAAGACCTTCTTCCTCTCGTAGATTTAGATTCGGACTTCCTTTTTGCCGAATTGGATTCTCTTGGCGTAACGACTATTTTGATGGTGCTGTCTCAGGAATATGGCATTGAACTAGAAGCTAAAGATGCCACTCCCAAGAACCTCCGTTCGCTTGACAGCATAGTCGAAATGGTAAACCGTAGGCTGGCAGAAAAATAA
- a CDS encoding DNA-3-methyladenine glycosylase I, which yields MTGIKMVSEKLSRCPWCGDDPLYVKYHDEEWGRLVTDDHILFEFLTLESAQAGLAWITILRKREGYREAFHNFDVEKVAAMTEEDVERLMKFDGIVKNRRKIQSAISNARLFIEIQKEFGSFFNYLRSVFHGDFPVVNHPATMADIPVTSPESDAIAKDMKKRGFKFFGSTICYAHLQATGFVDDHLNDCPCKGQL from the coding sequence ATGACTGGGATTAAAATGGTATCTGAGAAACTGAGTCGTTGTCCGTGGTGCGGAGACGACCCTCTTTATGTGAAATATCACGATGAAGAATGGGGTCGCCTTGTCACGGATGACCATATACTCTTTGAGTTCCTCACGTTGGAAAGCGCACAGGCTGGACTGGCTTGGATAACAATCCTGCGCAAACGAGAAGGCTATCGTGAGGCATTTCACAACTTCGATGTTGAGAAAGTTGCTGCCATGACCGAAGAAGATGTTGAGCGATTGATGAAATTTGACGGAATAGTCAAGAATCGCCGTAAAATCCAGTCGGCTATTTCCAATGCCCGGCTGTTCATCGAGATTCAGAAAGAGTTCGGCAGCTTCTTCAACTATCTGAGGTCTGTCTTTCACGGAGATTTCCCCGTTGTAAATCATCCGGCAACAATGGCTGATATTCCGGTCACATCGCCTGAGTCGGATGCAATCGCTAAAGATATGAAGAAGCGAGGTTTCAAATTCTTCGGCTCAACAATCTGCTACGCCCATCTACAAGCCACAGGCTTCGTAGATGACCACCTTAACGATTGCCCCTGCAAAGGACAACTATAA
- a CDS encoding AAA family ATPase, whose amino-acid sequence MIREFWTENYLSIRERQTMNFETDGDDENWMSAEISKGVHLGRVGIIFGANASGKSNMLKAMQNAFELMFIDRKDRNERVHSEMPFALIKNQPTKMFVSFYADGIRYDYMISYLGSHIIREELNYYPNKSKSLFYEREFVGEDRQCEIKFGTSIGIKAKTLRVLKEHTLNNHSVLSTYGKVSLPEDACKIAALYNWIKSHVHGVSNDGESLVSLLKEVSQDEKKKEFFIQMLKKADFNISNFSVISDGVENHVEFVNTSDEGNFMLPLSTQSAGTIKYLVDLNYLYNAITGDHIYMLDELGEDLHYDLLLYYIQVFLANSCQSQLFFTTQEMTLLSEDQFNENRQSVWFVEKSSETAASEYTRADKLGLRREHSLYNSYRIGRFGSKPVLGSPFVLNQE is encoded by the coding sequence ATGATACGCGAATTCTGGACTGAAAACTACCTGTCAATTCGGGAACGCCAAACGATGAACTTCGAGACGGACGGCGATGATGAAAACTGGATGAGTGCCGAAATCTCAAAAGGAGTTCATCTTGGCCGTGTGGGAATAATATTCGGAGCCAACGCTTCGGGCAAATCGAATATGCTCAAAGCGATGCAGAATGCTTTTGAACTTATGTTCATTGACCGTAAGGATCGAAATGAAAGAGTACATTCTGAAATGCCTTTTGCTTTGATCAAGAATCAGCCGACAAAGATGTTCGTGTCTTTTTATGCCGACGGTATCAGATATGATTATATGATTTCATATCTCGGAAGCCATATCATCAGAGAGGAATTGAATTACTATCCCAATAAGAGCAAGTCTCTGTTTTATGAACGCGAGTTTGTCGGTGAAGACAGACAATGCGAGATTAAATTTGGAACAAGCATCGGGATAAAGGCGAAGACCCTCCGGGTTCTGAAAGAGCATACTCTCAACAATCATTCGGTCCTCTCTACGTATGGAAAAGTGTCCTTGCCGGAAGACGCATGTAAGATTGCGGCACTGTACAATTGGATTAAGTCCCATGTACATGGAGTCAGCAATGACGGTGAAAGTCTCGTCTCTCTTTTGAAGGAAGTAAGTCAGGATGAGAAAAAGAAAGAATTCTTCATACAGATGTTGAAAAAGGCTGATTTCAATATTTCAAATTTCAGCGTCATATCGGATGGTGTCGAAAATCATGTGGAATTTGTAAATACATCAGATGAAGGTAACTTCATGTTGCCTCTCTCCACACAGTCTGCCGGCACAATTAAATATCTGGTTGATCTTAACTATCTGTATAATGCCATAACCGGAGACCATATCTACATGCTTGACGAATTAGGCGAGGATTTGCATTATGATCTGCTTCTGTATTATATTCAGGTTTTCCTTGCCAATTCGTGCCAATCGCAGTTGTTTTTCACAACACAGGAGATGACATTGCTTTCAGAAGATCAGTTTAATGAAAACCGTCAATCAGTGTGGTTCGTAGAGAAGTCATCTGAAACTGCGGCATCTGAATATACCCGCGCTGACAAACTCGGCCTCCGCAGGGAACACTCACTCTACAATTCCTATCGTATCGGTCGATTTGGGTCAAAACCAGTGTTGGGTTCACCGTTTGTATTAAATCAGGAATGA
- a CDS encoding PcfK-like family protein: MKSSNAVMEVVRNYMEKRCASDPILAIKYANPAKSLEKALNYVAHEVQKSGLTIMDSDSVFGLILHYYDENLEDVPNVNCKIAVAKELTDSERAEAKEQAMEQYREEQLRELRRQNQPKATAPKHTATAPKAGAEINVQPNLFGDDF, encoded by the coding sequence ATGAAATCATCAAACGCAGTTATGGAGGTTGTCCGTAACTATATGGAGAAGCGTTGCGCAAGCGACCCTATCCTCGCTATCAAGTACGCAAATCCAGCGAAGTCATTAGAAAAGGCACTGAACTATGTGGCTCACGAGGTGCAGAAAAGCGGACTCACCATTATGGACTCGGATAGCGTGTTCGGTCTAATCCTTCATTATTACGATGAAAATTTGGAGGATGTCCCCAATGTCAACTGCAAGATAGCTGTTGCAAAGGAACTCACCGACAGCGAGAGAGCCGAGGCAAAGGAACAGGCAATGGAGCAGTACAGGGAGGAACAACTCCGAGAACTCCGCAGACAGAACCAGCCAAAGGCAACCGCACCCAAGCACACCGCCACAGCACCGAAAGCAGGTGCAGAAATCAATGTTCAACCCAATCTCTTCGGAGATGACTTCTAA
- a CDS encoding PcfJ domain-containing protein, with the protein MKPRNKKQEQILAMSGQLRPLTTAQKQWALTHTIDNYALKFKKGKAVCLICGHEWVAEEGMCRCPHCGATVEVKATTLRVVRERSYFNIITAVKDFQVIRMFLMIVEFRKGMKANPGFIEIGSYWIDKHGHTTVVGLQRTLGHYIDSFAFGSPLEIRHDNDAFWHIANQWVYPRIKVTDTIKRNGYTTFAYGAHPVTMFQQLLTNPKAETLMKAGEEGLFRYLCHHPKEVDKYWDTIKVARRAGYKIDDPQMWFDYIKMLDRMGRDLHSPALVAPNDLKAVHDEYVAKAERQRIKEQREKDRKRAEEDEAKFEELKGRYTGLVMTDGEIVVHTLNSVAEYYDEGSRQHICVGSSSYYLKENTLVFTAKIKDKTIATIEISLKDYSIIQCRAFANKVCQYQDRIAKIISDNIKMIAERKRA; encoded by the coding sequence ATGAAACCGAGAAATAAGAAGCAAGAGCAGATATTGGCAATGAGTGGGCAGCTTCGCCCACTCACCACCGCCCAAAAGCAGTGGGCACTGACCCATACAATCGACAACTATGCCCTTAAATTCAAGAAAGGGAAAGCCGTATGTCTGATATGCGGTCACGAATGGGTAGCCGAGGAAGGAATGTGCCGTTGCCCACATTGTGGCGCAACGGTTGAGGTCAAGGCTACCACCCTGCGAGTTGTAAGGGAGAGGTCATACTTCAACATCATCACCGCAGTCAAGGATTTTCAAGTAATCCGAATGTTTCTGATGATTGTGGAGTTCCGCAAAGGTATGAAGGCAAATCCCGGCTTCATTGAAATCGGCTCCTATTGGATTGACAAGCACGGACACACCACCGTAGTAGGGCTTCAGCGAACATTGGGTCACTACATTGACTCATTCGCTTTTGGCTCTCCATTGGAAATCAGACACGACAATGACGCATTCTGGCACATCGCCAACCAATGGGTGTATCCGAGGATTAAGGTTACTGACACAATCAAGCGCAACGGATACACAACATTTGCCTATGGCGCACACCCTGTGACGATGTTTCAGCAGTTGCTCACCAACCCCAAGGCTGAGACGCTGATGAAAGCCGGAGAGGAAGGATTGTTCCGCTACCTTTGCCACCATCCTAAAGAGGTTGACAAATATTGGGACACAATCAAGGTGGCACGTCGGGCAGGTTACAAGATTGACGACCCGCAGATGTGGTTTGACTACATCAAGATGTTGGATAGAATGGGCAGAGACCTCCATTCCCCCGCGTTGGTAGCGCCAAATGACCTCAAAGCCGTACACGATGAATATGTGGCAAAGGCTGAACGTCAGCGTATCAAGGAGCAGAGAGAGAAAGACCGCAAGAGAGCGGAGGAAGATGAAGCCAAGTTTGAGGAACTCAAAGGCAGATACACTGGATTGGTAATGACAGACGGAGAAATCGTTGTCCATACCCTCAACTCCGTAGCCGAGTATTATGATGAGGGAAGCCGTCAGCACATCTGTGTAGGTTCATCGTCCTACTACCTCAAAGAGAACACATTGGTTTTCACCGCAAAAATCAAGGACAAGACAATCGCTACGATTGAAATCTCCCTCAAAGACTACTCAATCATCCAATGCAGGGCATTCGCCAACAAAGTCTGCCAATATCAAGACCGCATTGCCAAAATCATCAGCGACAACATCAAGATGATAGCAGAGAGAAAGAGAGCATAA